In Zingiber officinale cultivar Zhangliang unplaced genomic scaffold, Zo_v1.1 ctg167, whole genome shotgun sequence, the sequence AAAAATGTGAAAGCCGCCTATTCATCTATTTGTATTAGAACCAAACTTCTAATCGACAAAATAATTGTCCCATGTCCAAGTAAATCAGAATTATGTCTTTCAGTAGAGGTAAGTTAAAAAAGGTCAAGCCTTGCATAAGTGTTTTTCAGCTGACAAAGGTGGCTAAATTGTGGTTAAGCTTCAAAGATATGAATTAGATCTTCTCTTACACAAGATACGTTGCCTTGCATAATGTTGTGTCTGTTAAATGTGGAGAATCTTGGATTTGGACAATATATAAACTTGATAAGTGAGAATCAAGTATGGATTTAAGTATTGAAAACTTACTTGTGTAAGGCATCCTAGACTTCAACATCTACAGAGTTCTGGAATATCTGAAAAAAAATAACAGTAATCTTAAATATAGGTTAAACATGACCAAAATTATCATGAATCTCAATCATCCCTTGCTGCAATGCAGTAGAGCTCAAGCTACCATCCAGCTTATCCAAGACTTTAACCGAATATAAGAGTATTGTCAACTCTATTGCATAATTTCATTGTTATTTAGTTCCGGTATCACAATTATACTTGAGGACTAATGTGATTTATTAACTATCCTGAGCACATTAGAATTTAAAGAGAATATCCAAAAGCCAATTGCAATTAATTGATACGTAATACAGAAAACTAAAGACAGCAACAAACAGGAGAAAGAGGGCTACATGAACCAGAGATCAAATGCGATAAAATTTATCAAAAGTTAATCATCAGTTGCTGTTAGCTACTGCTTGGGAATCCTTTCTAGAATCCAACACCATCAAAGTACCTTTTCCTCCTAATTTACTATGGCAAAATTGCATATTTTCCTACAAGCATCATGTTAGCAGCCACATCTAAAACCAGTTGCCAATTCCCTTCCCGCTGCATCTCTGTGAACAAAAGGTCAAGAATATCCAAGTTCAACAAACAAAAATTCCTGGGAATGGCACTTATTTGCCTCTTACTTATGAGCTCTTATTCACTAGAATCCGACCCCCACCTACAAGTAGACAACAAAAGAAGATTCTGAAAGCTACTCAAAATGCATTGAGTTTATGAGGAATTCATCCTTCTAACTGTCATGGTGGGATACTCAGTAATCTTAGGGGAATTATGAACTAGGCTATTTATATTGAAACTTAGATCTCAACAACTGGAACTGCTGGAGAAATCTCATGGTTAGAAGTGACAGAGACCAAAAAGGAAATGGCATCTTAGGCAATTCCAACCAAAAGCAAAGTACGAGTAGCACTCCATGGTTAACCTCATAAGACACTTTGCTAAAGAGAAAACTGCAAAGTGATCAAGTAATAGTAATTGTTGAAGAATTTGACCTCATCCACAAACCAAATCTTCTTTTCGCTAACTACTCATGAACTAGAAAAAGGAGATCTTCATGCAACCAATTTAAATCAAGATATAAGGATGCGTAGGTAAGCTTGCCTTTTTAGGATTTCAAACCCTAAGCAGCTGCACCTTGTTGGAGAAGGCGATACCGATCCAATCAGGATGTGCAGAAGACCATTGCAGTTGGTTGATTTCAGCACCTGCCGAGTAGACTAGGACAGGATCTATCCCTTCCGACGCCACTGCGGTCGTCGCGGCTGCCGAGGAACCAGACACGGTAATGGGAGCCGGCAATTCCCAAATTAGGGCTTCGCCATCGTCCGCCGCTGAGCAAATATGCCGCGCGGCGTGCGGGGCCCACGCGACGGCGTTGACGCTGGCGCGGTGCCTCTGCAACTCGGCAACGGGGGCTGCCGGGGAGCGGATGTCGAGCACGACGACGCGGTTGCTGTCCATGGTGGTGACGGCCATGTAGCAGCGGTCGACCTTGTTCCACGCGAGGCGGAGAAGAGGGGTGTCAGGGCGAGGGCTCTCGTAGACGATCGTGGAGTGCTCCTTGTCGCGGAGGTCGAACATGCGGACGGATCCGTCAGCCGACACGGAAGCGAAGACGCCGGCCTCGCCCCAGGCGATGTCGTATACCTCCTTGTCGTGGGCGATAAGCTGCGTCTCGATGGCGCCGCGATCGACGTCCCAGATGGTGCAAGTGGTGTCGATGGAGGAGGTGCCGACGCGGCGGGGCTCGACGTCGTTCCAGTCGAAGGAGGTAAGGGGGGCGCAGTAACCACTGGACTTGCCATTGTCGAGGACAGATCGGAGTTCGGTGGAGTCGGGTCCGAGGCCCCATAGGCGGAGGGAGTCGCAAACCGAGGCGAGTAGGGGGAGGGAGAGGGGGTGGAACATGAGCTTGGTGGGAGGGTAGGGATGGTCGAAGGAGAGGGCAGGATCGGGCCGGAAGGCGAGAGTGTCCTCGTCGAAGCCGACCACCTCGACGCGGTTGGAATAGTCCTCGACGAAGGACCCGAGGGCGAGCCGGGGGGAGGCGGAGGAAGGCGAGAACGCCATGGCGTAGACGGGGTGGGGGGAGTCGAACGTGAAGACGTTGGCGCTGACAGGCGATTCTTGTGTCGAGGTTTCCATCGCCGTCGCGGccgcctcttcctcttcctcttcctcttcctccctgATTTGGCACCAAACGGTC encodes:
- the LOC122036508 gene encoding protein TRANSPARENT TESTA GLABRA 1-like yields the protein MPLTSSQKLPSAFCLLPLTVWCQIREEEEEEEEEAAATAMETSTQESPVSANVFTFDSPHPVYAMAFSPSSASPRLALGSFVEDYSNRVEVVGFDEDTLAFRPDPALSFDHPYPPTKLMFHPLSLPLLASVCDSLRLWGLGPDSTELRSVLDNGKSSGYCAPLTSFDWNDVEPRRVGTSSIDTTCTIWDVDRGAIETQLIAHDKEVYDIAWGEAGVFASVSADGSVRMFDLRDKEHSTIVYESPRPDTPLLRLAWNKVDRCYMAVTTMDSNRVVVLDIRSPAAPVAELQRHRASVNAVAWAPHAARHICSAADDGEALIWELPAPITVSGSSAAATTAVASEGIDPVLVYSAGAEINQLQWSSAHPDWIGIAFSNKVQLLRV